The DNA segment GGGGTTGGCCCACATCATCCGAAACGCGTATTTCACATCTTGCCGCAGCATGGAGAGATGCTCCCGCGGCGCCGTCGTAAAGATTCCTACAAGGGTTTCCCACCAAAGCCGCACTAGTCCCATGACTCCCCCTTCGCGATCCACATCGTGGCGTTGCTCATGAAAGACAGCCTCCATCTCGCCTCCGAAGTTTTCCCGAAAATCCACGGGAAAGACGCGGAGCAGCATGCGAAAAGCACGTTGGGAGAACGATTGATCATCAGGACTCATATCCAGGCTCCCTTCTCAGGCAGGTTTCGGCGCCTTCAGCAGGTGTTTCACGCGGGCCATCACGATCAGCTTTTCCATGCGCTCCGCCTCGGAGACCGCGACCTGGCGACCCCAGTCGGTCAGCTGGTAGTAACGCCGGCGGGCGTCGTCGTGCTCGCGCGCCGGGCGGCGCCGGCACTCGAGGACCATCCCTTCCGCAAGCAGGCGCTTGATGATCCCGTACAAGGTTCCGGTACTGAGTTTGACTTCGCCGTGGGTCTGTTCGGCCACGTCCTTCAGGATGGCATAACCATGCTTCTCCCCGTCAGCCAGTGACAGCAGCACCTGAAACATGGCCGCGGTCAGAGGCAATGGGAACTCGTTCGTTTCATCTGTCGGGTTCATAGACCCTCTCTCTTGACGTTTTTGAATAATTATGTCGCCGCGCACTATATCGACTGACGACATAGTATGTCAAGAGAATAATTCGGGTTGTAACCTGTTCCCGCGGAGTCGAACAGCACCATGTTTTCAAACACGCGATTCTGCCGTCGCCAGTCGAAAAAATTCGGTGCAGAAACCTTGTTGGTGGGGTCGCGAAGAGTGCTTTCCCACACCAGGACCAGGCGGTCCGGATCAGGGTAGGGCAAGGGTCTCAACAGAACGGCATTGATGACACTAAAGATCGCGGCGTTTGCCCCAATGCCCAGGGCCAGCGTCAGGACCACGAACACGGTGAATCCCGGATTCTTCAAGAGCATCCGGAAAGCAACCTTGAGATCCTTTACCAGGGAATCCATCGGTCTCCCTCCTCACGCCCGTGAGCGCCGGCTCGAAGAATCTTGAGCCCAAGATTAGTAAACGACTAAAGTCGTTACTACTGAGGTTTAGTGTCGAACTGATGGAGAGCACCTTTTCTGCCAATCCACCAGGGTCATTTTCTATTTGAAATTTAACAGGTTGTGGCGAGGAGGAGAGTCATATCTCCAGACACCGGTGTTCGGAAGCGAAATCTCCCCATCCCAGAACCGGACAGTCCGTGGAGGGGGAATGTCATCCAACGAGTCGCGACGGCATGGTTTTCCCGTTCCCTGTGATTT comes from the Terriglobia bacterium genome and includes:
- a CDS encoding PadR family transcriptional regulator — its product is MNPTDETNEFPLPLTAAMFQVLLSLADGEKHGYAILKDVAEQTHGEVKLSTGTLYGIIKRLLAEGMVLECRRRPAREHDDARRRYYQLTDWGRQVAVSEAERMEKLIVMARVKHLLKAPKPA